One genomic region from Opisthocomus hoazin isolate bOpiHoa1 chromosome Z, bOpiHoa1.hap1, whole genome shotgun sequence encodes:
- the APC gene encoding adenomatous polyposis coli protein isoform X2 — translation MAAASYDQLLKQVEALKMENSNLRQELEDNSNHLTKLETEASNMKEVLKQLQGSIEDEAMASSGQIDLLERLKELNLESTNFPGVKLRPKVSMRSYGSREGSVSSRSGECSPVPMGSFPRRGFMNGSRESTGYLEELEKERSLLLAELEKEEKEKDWYYAQLQNLTKRIDSLPLTENFSLQTDMTRRQLEYEARQIRAAMEEQLGTCQDMEKRAQARVARIQQIEKDILRVRQLLQSQAAEAERAPQSKHDAGSHDTERQNEGQGAAEISMATSSTGQGSAARMDHETASVMSSSNNYSVPRRLTSHLGTKVEMVYSLLSMLGTHDKDDMSRTLLAMSSSQDSCIAMRQSGCLPLLIQLLHGNDKDSVLLGNSRGSKEARARASAALHNIIHSQPDDKRGRREIRVLHLLEQIRAYCETCWEWQEAHEQGMDQDKNPMPAPVDHQICPAVCVLMKLSFDEEHRHAMNELGGLQAIAELLQVDCEMYGLTSDHYSVTLRRYAGMALTNLTFGDVANKATLCSMKGCMRALVAQLKSESEDLQQVIASVLRNLSWRADVNSKKTLREVGSVKALMECALEVKKESTLKSVLSALWNLSAHCTENKADICAVDGALAFLVGTLTYRSQTNTLAIIESGGGILRNVSSLIATNEDHRQILRENSCLQTLLQHLKSHSLTIVSNACGTLWNLSARNAKDQEALWDMGAVSMLKNLIHSKHKMIAMGSAAALRNLMANRPAKYKDANIMSPGSSLPSLHVRKQKALEAELDAQHLSETFDNIDNLSPKASHRNKQRHKQNMYSEYVLDSSRHDDGICRSESFNAGNVTVLSPYLNTAVLPGSSSTSRGSIENSRSEKDRSLDRDRAVGVSTYHPAAENTGNSCKRIGMQISTAAAQIAKVMEEVTSMHIPQEDRSSGSTSEVHCLTEDRNAPRRAASAHTHSNTYFPKSENSNRTCPVPYTKMEYKRSSNDSLNSVSSSDGYGKRGQMKPSIESYSEDDESKFCSYGQYPADLAHKIHSANHMDDNDGELDTPINYSLKYSDEQLNSGRQSPSQNERWARPKHIIDDEIKQNEQRPSRSQNATYPVYTESGDDKHMKYQSPFGQQECVSSFRSRGSSGSDQNRVGSALGMNQKVNQSLCQVDDYDDDKPTNYSERYSEEEQHEEEDRPTNYSIKYNEEEHHVDQPIDYSLKYSTEVPSSQKPSFTFSKTSAVQSTKTDHISSSSGNTSAPSAGSKRQNQLHPNSAQSRGGHAQKTASCKTPSINQETIQTYCVEDTPICFSRCSSLSSLSSAEDEIGRDQSTRVTDANNTLQIAELKENSGALAAEGAGSEITSTSQHIRTKSSRLQTSSLSPSDSSRHKAVEFSSGAKSPSKSGAQTPKSPPEHYVQETPLMFSRCTSVSSLDSFESRSIASSVQSEPCSGMVSGIISPSDLPDSPGQTMPPSRSKTPPPAQGVQVKRDVAKGKVPSAEKREPGPRQAAVNAAVQRVQVLPDADTLLHFATESTPDGFSCSSSLSALSLDEPFIQKDVELRIMPPVHENEHGNEAEPEQSDDTKDNQDKKAEKPPEAEKDILDDSDDDDDIEILEACIISAMPTKSSRKAKKPSQASAPKIPPPVARKPSQLPVYKLLPSQSRLQSQKHVSFTPGDDMPRVYCVEGTPINFSTATSLSDLTIESPPSELANVDNVGAGAESGEFEKRDTIPTEGRSTDDSQRAKSSTVTSPGLDDDKTEEGDILAECINSAMPKGKSHKPFRVKKIMDQIQQASSSLSNKNQPEGEKKKPTSPVKPVPQNNEYRARIRKTTEPKSNINNERNYPENRDAKKQNLKNNSRDFNDKLPNNEERVRGTFAFDSPHHYTPIEGTPYCFSRNDSLSSLDFDDDDVDLSREKAELRKGKEAKEMETKDCTNPEQSSNQQPSNRTQVCQKHPTGRSQPKTFSQSTKDIPDRGAATDEKMQNFAIENTPVCFSRNSSLSSLSDIDQENNNNKEGEPAKRTEAPDSQMESNRPQTSGYAPKSFHVEDTPVCFSRNSSLSSLSIDSEDDLLQECISSAMPKKKKPSRIKSESEKSNTRNTGGILAEDLTLDLREIQRPDSEHGFSPDSENFDWKAIQEGANSIVSSLHQAAAAASLSRQASSDSDSILSLKSGISLGSPFHLTPDQEEKPFPSNKGPRILKPGEKSTLESKKVESESRGIKGGKKVYKSIITGKARSNSEVSSQLKQPQQTSVPSISRGRTMIHIPGVRNSSSSTSPVSKKGPPLKNTNSKSPSEGQSLTSSPRGVKSSVKPEPAPVTRQPSGLNQSGSSKGPSRSGSRDSTPSRPQQQPLSRPLQSPGRNSISPGRNGISPPNKLSQLPRTSSPSTASTKSSSSGRMSYTSPGRQMSQQNLTKQTALPKTTSSIPRSESASKGLNQALSSGGSNKKTELPRMSSTKSSGSESDRSERPVLVRQSTFIKEAPSPTLRRKLEESASFESLSPSRPDSPTRSQLQTPVLSPSFPDTSLSAHSTAQNSGWRKLPPNLSPSVEYDGRPSKRHDIARSHSESPSRLPINRSGTWKREHSKHSSSLPRVGTWRRTGSSSSILSASSESSEKAKSEDEKQHGSSFSGHKQSKESQAPTKGTWRKIKENEIPQIMNDPQHSSSGAATGSDSKTLIYQMAPAVSKTEDVWVRIEDCPINNPRSGRSPTGNTPPVIDSVSEKGGVNSKDSKEVQEKQTPGSGGVPVRTIGLENRLNSFFQIDSPDKKGTETKPLQNNPVPAPENNESTVSERTPFSSSSSSKHSSPIGAVAARVTPFNYNPSRRKSSVDNSSARPSQIPTPVNNSTKKRDSKSENADSSGTQSPKRHSGSYLVTSV, via the exons GGTTCTGCTGCTCGAATGGACCACGAGACAGCCAGTGTTATGAGCTCTAGTAATAACTATTCTGTGCCTCGCAGACTGACAAGTCATCTGGGTACCAAG GTGGAAATGGTGTATTCGTTATTATCAATGCTTGGTACTCATGATAAAGATGACATGTCAAGAACACTGCTAGCAATGTCTAGCTCCCAAGACAGCTGCATAGCCATGCGTCAGTCTGGATGTCTCCCTCTCCTCATCCAGCTTTTACATGGCAACGATAAAGACTCTGTCTTGTTAGGAAACTCTCGTGGTAGTAAAGAGGCCCGTGCCAGAGCCAGCGCAGCACTGCATAACATCATTCACTCCCAGCCTGATGATAAGCGAGGCAGACGGGAAATCCGCGTGCTCCATCTTTTGGAGCAGATCCGTGCTTACTGTGAAACATGTTGGGAATGGCAGGAAGCCCATGAACAAGGCATGGACCAAGATAAAAACCCAA TGCCTGCTCCAGTGGATCATCAAATCTGTCCTGCAGTGTGTGTTTTGATGAAACTTTCGTTTGATGAAGAACACAGGCATGCAATGAATGAGCTTG gaggtTTGCAGGCCATTGCTGAACTGTTGCAAGTGGATTGTGAGATGTATGGACTTACAAGTGATCACTATAGTGTTACTTTAAGGAGATATGCTGGAATGGCTCTGACAAACTTGACTTTTGGAGATGTGGCAAACAAG GCTACACTATGTTCTATGAAGGGCTGCATGAGAGCTCTTGTAGCTCAACTGAAATCCGAAAGCGAAGACTTACAACAG GTCATTGCAAGCGTATTGAGGAACTTGTCCTGGCGAGCAGATGTGAACAGTAAAAAGACTCTAAGAGAAGTTGGAAGTGTGAAAGCACTGATGGAATGTGCTTTAGAAGTTAAGAAG GAATCCACCCTAAAAAGTGTTCTGAGTGCCTTATGGAATTTGTCAGCACACTGTACTGAGAACAAAGCTGATATATGTGCTGTCGATGGTGCTCTCGCGTTTCTAGTTGGCACACTGACATACCGGAGCCAAACAAACACTTTAGCCATCATAGAAAGTGGAGGAGGAATACTAAGAAATGTTTCTAGCTTAATTGCTACTAATGAGGACCATAG GCAAATCTTGCGAGAGAACAGCTGCTTGCAAACCTTGTTACAACACTTGAAGTCACACAGTTTGACAATAGTCAGTAATGCATGTGGGACCCTGTGGAATCTTTCTGCACGAAACGCGAAGGATCAGGAGGCGCTGTGGGACATGGGGGCAGTCAGCATGCTGAAGAATCTCATTCACTCAAAACACAAAATGATAGCCATGGGTAGTGCTGCAGCTCTAAGAAACCTCATGGCAAACAGGCCAGCAAAGTACAAGGATGCCAACATTATGTCTCCAGGATCAAGCTTACCATCTCTTCATGTCAGAAAACAAAAGGCATTGGAAGCAGAATTAGATGCTCAGCATTTATCAGAGACTTTTGACAATATTGATAATTTAAGCCCGAAAGCATCTCACCGTAATAAGCAGAGACATAAGCAAAATATGTACAGTGAGTATGTCTTGGACTCGAGTCGGCATGATGATGGTATATGCAGATCAGAGAGTTTTAATGCTGGTAATGTGACTGTACTTTCGCCGTATTTGAATACTGCGGTATTGCCTGGCTCCTCCTCTACCAGTAGAGGAAGCATAGAAAATTCTCGATCTGAGAAAGACAGAAGTCTCGACAGGGATCGAGCAGTAGGTGTGAGTACCTATCATCCGGCTGCAGAGAATACTGGGAACTCCTGTAAGAGAATCGGAATGCAGATTTCTACTGCTGCAGCGCAGATCGCCAAAGTTATGGAAGAAGTAACAAGCATGCATATTCCACAAGAAGACAGAAGTTCTGGTTCCACTTCTGAAGTGCACTGTTTGacagaagacagaaatgcccCGAGGAGAGCAGCCAGTGCCCATACTCACTCAAATACATACTTTCCTAAATCTGAGAATTCGAACAGGACATGTCCTGTGCCTTACACAAAAATGGAATACAAGCGATCTTCAAATGACAGTTTAAATAGCGTCAGCAGCAGTGATGGCTATGGTAAAAGAGGCCAAATGAAGCCTTCCATTGAATCTTACTCCGAAGATGATGAAAGTAAATTTTGTAGTTATGGTCAATATCCAGCTGACTTGGCACATAAGATTCATAGTGCAAATCACATGGATGACAATGATGGAGAGCTAGACACTCCTATTAATTATAGTCTTAAATACTCAGATGAACAGTTAAATTCTGGAAGGCAAAGTCCTTCTCAGAATGAAAGATGGGCAAGGCCTAAGCATATAATAGAtgatgaaattaaacaaaatgaaCAAAGGCCATCAAGGAGCCAAAATGCAACCTACCCCGTATACACTGAAAGTGGAGATGATAAACACATGAAATATCAGTCACCTTTCGGACAGCAAGAGTGCGTTTCTTCTTTTAGATCAAGAGGATCCAGTGGTTCAGATCAGAATAGAGTAGGCTCAGCTCTCGGAATGAATCAGAAAGTAAACCAGTCATTGTGCCAGGTTGATGATTATGATGACGATAAGCCAACCAACTATAGCGAACGTTATTCTGAGGAGGAACAACATGAAGAGGAAGACAGACCAACTAATTATAGCATAAAGTACAATGAAGAGGAACATCATGTTGATCAGCCTATTGACTATAGTTTAAAATACTCAACGGAAGTTCCTTCTTCTCAGAAGCCGTCTTTTACTTTTTCAAAGACTTCTGCAGTGCAAAGCACTAAAACTGACCATATTTCCTCAAGCAGTGGAAACACATCAGCCCCCTCAGCTGGTTCAAAGAGACAGAATCAGCTTCACCCAAATtctgcacagagcagaggtgGTCATGCGCAGAAGACTGCCTCCTGTAAAACTCCCTCTATTAATCAGGAAACTATACAAACTTACTGTGTGGAAGATACCCCAATATGTTTTTCAAGGTGTAGCTCTTTGTCATCTTTGTCATCAGCTGAAGATGAAATTGGACGTGATCAGTCCACACGTGTGACAGATGCTAATAACACACTACAGATAGCAGAACTAAAGGAAAACAGTGGGGCTCTAGCTGCAGAAGGTGCAGGAAGTGAAATCACATCAACATcgcaacacatcagaacaaaatcCAGCAGACTTCAGACTTCTAGTTTGTCTCCTTCCGATTCCTCTAGACACAAAGCTGTTGAATTTTCTTCAGGTGCCAAATCTCCCTCAAAGAGTGGTGCACAGACTCCTAAAAGCCCACCAGAACATTATGTGCAGGAAACACCACTCATGTTCAGCAGATGTACTTCTGTAAGTTCCCTGGATAGTTTTGAAAGCCGTTCGATTGCTAGTTCAGTTCAAAGCGAGCCTTGCAGTGGAATGGTAAGTGGTATTATAAGTCCCAGTGACCTTCCAGACAGCCCAGGACAAACAATGCCTCCAAGCAGAAGTAAAACGCCACCCCCTGCTCAAGGAGTTCAAGTAAAAAGAGATGTAGCTAAAGGCAAAGTACCTAGTGCGGAAAAGAGAGAGCCTGGTCCGAGACAGGCAGCTGTAAATGCAGCTGTGCAAAGAGTTCAGGTGCTGCCAGATGCTGACACACTACTACATTTTGCCACAGAAAGCACACCGGATGGGTTTTCTTGCTCTTCCAGCCTGAGTGCTCTGAGTCTCGATGAGCCGTTTATACAGAAAGATGTAGAGTTAAGAATAATGCCTCCAGTTCATGAAAATGAGCATGGAAACGAAGCAGAACCTGAACAGTCAGATGATACAAAGGATAACCAGGACAAGAAAGCGGAGAAGCCTCCTGAAGCAGAAAAAGACATTCTGGATGATTCTGATGATGACGATGATATTGAAATACTGGAAGCATGTATTATTTCTGCAATGCCAACAAAGTCTTCGCGTAAAGCCAAAAAGCCTTCTCAAgcatctgctccaaaaatacctCCTCCTGTAGCCAGAAAGCCCAGCCAGTTGCCAGTTTACAAACTTTTGCCTTCACAAAGCAGATTGCAATCCCAAAAGCACGTGAGTTTTACGCCGGGAGATGATATGCCACGGGTATATTGTGTTGAGGGTACACCAATAAATTTTTCAACAGCTACATCTCTGAGTGATCTCACAATAGAATCGCCCCCGAGTGAGTTGGCCAATGTAGACAATGTGGGTGCAGGAGCAGAGTCCGGGGAATTCGAAAAGCGAGACACGATTCCTACAGAAGGTAGAAGTACTGATGACTCTCAGAGAGCAAAGAGCTCAACTGTGACTTCCCCAGGCCTGGATGATGACAAAACAGAAGAGGGTGATATTCTGGCTGAGTGCATTAACTCAGCTATGCCAAAAGGGAAAAGCCACAAACctttcagagtgaagaagatAATGGATCAAATTCAACAAGCATCTTCATCTCTAAGTAATAAAAACCAACCAGAAGGTGAGAAAAAGAAGCCAACATCGCCAGTAAAGCCTGTTCCCCAAAATAATGAATACAGAGCACGTATAAGAAAAACTACAGAGCCTAAAAGCAATATTAATAATGAAAGAAACTATCCAGAGAACAGAGATGCAAAGAAACAGAACCTTAAAAATAATTCCAGAGATTTTAATGACAAATTGCCAAATAATGAAGAGCGTGTAAGAGGAACCTTTGCATTTGATTCCCCTCATCATTACACACCTATTGAGGGAACTCCTTACTGTTTTTCACGTAACGATTCCCTAAGTTCTTTAGattttgatgatgatgatgttgaCCTTTCAAGGGAGAAGGCAgaattaagaaaaggaaaagaagcaaaggaaatgGAAACTAAAGACTGCACTAATCCAGAACAGTCTTCAAATCAGCAGCCAAGCAACAGAACACAAGTTTGTCAAAAACACCCAACAGGCAGAAGCCAGCCTAAAACTTTCTCTCAGTCAACTAAAGATATTCCAGACAGAGGAGCAGCTACAGatgagaaaatgcagaattttgcTATCGAAAACACACCTGTTTGTTTTTCTCGCAATTCATCTCTTAGTTCTCTCAGTGATATTGATCaagaaaacaataacaacaaagaaGGGGAGCCTGCAAAACGAACTGAGGCTCCTGACTCACAGATGGAATCAAACAGACCGCAGACTTCTGGTTATGCACCTAAATCATTTCATGTTGAAGATACTCCTGTGTGTTTCTCTAGGAACAGCTCTCTCAGTTCTCTTAGTATTGACTCAGAAGATGATCTTTTGCAGGAATGCATTAGTTCTGCTAtgcctaaaaagaaaaaaccctcaagaatCAAGAGTGAAAGTGAAAAAAGTAATACCAGAAATACAGGTGGTATATTGGCAGAAGATTTAACGCTGGATTTGAGAGAGATACAGAGACCGGATTCAGAACATGGTTTCTCACCTGATTCAGAGAACTTTGATTGGAAGGCTATACAAGAAGGTGCAAATTCTATAGTTAGTAGCTTGCAtcaagctgcagctgctgcatcGCTGTCTAGACAAGCTTCATCAGACTCTGATTCTATCCTTTCATTAAAATCTGGTATTTCTCTAGGGTCACCATTTCATCTTACCCCAGACCAAGAAGAAAAACCTTTCCCTAGTAATAAAGGTCCAAGAATTCTTAAGCCAGGAGAGAAGAGTACACTGGAGTCTAAAAAAGTAGAATCTGAAAGCAGGGGAATCAAAGGAGGGAAGAAAGTGTATAAAAGTATAATTACAGGAAAAGCTCGTTCCAATTCAGAAGTTTCAAGCCAGTTGAAGCAACCACAACAGACAAGTGTGCCTTCAATTTCACGTGGCAGGACAATGATCCATATTCCAGGAGTTCGAAATAGTTCTTCAAGTACTAGTCCTGTTTCCAAAAAAGGCCCCCCGCTCAAAAACACAAACTCGAAGAGTCCTAGTGAAGGCCAAAGTTTGACTAGTTCTCCGAGAGGAGTCAAGTCGTCAGTGAAACCTGAGCCAGCTCCCGTAACTAGGCAACCATCAGGATTGAACCAGAGTGGATCGAGTAAAGGACCATCTAGATCAGGATCTAGAGACTCTACTCCTTCTAGACCTCAGCAGCAGCCATTAAGTAGGCCTCTGCAATCTCCTGGCCGAAACTCAATTTCCCCAGGAAGAAATGGTATAAGTCCTCCCAACAAACTGTCTCAGTtgccgaggacatcatctcctagCACAGCTTCAACTAAATCTTCAAGTTCGGGTAGGATGTCATACACATCACCAGGCAGGCAGATGAGCCAGCAAAACCTTACAAAGCAAACTGCCTTACCTAAGACTACCAGTAGCATTCCACGAAGTGAGTCTGCTTCAAAAGGGTTAAACCAAGCTCTCAGTAGTGGTGGATCCAACAAAAAGACTGAACTACCCAGAATGTCATCCACGAAATCTAGTGGAAGTGAATCTGACAGATCCGAGAGACCTGTTCTCGTTCGTCAGTCAACCTTTATTAAAGAAGCTCCAAGTCCAACTCTAAGACGGAAATTAGAAGAGTCAGCTTCATTTGAATCTCTGTCTCCTTCCAGGCCGGATTCTCCCACAAGGTCCCAACTACAGACCCCAGTTTTAAGTCCATCCTTTCCTGACACGTCTTTATCTGCTCATTCAACTGCCCAGAATAGTGGTTGGCGAAAATTACCCCCTAACCTGAGCCCTTCTGTAGAATATGATGGGAGACCATCAAAACGTCACGATATAGCTCGTTCTCATTCTGAGAGTCCATCTAGATTGCCGATCAATAGATCAGGAACGTGGAAGCGTGAGCATAGCAAGCACTCCTCGTCACTTCCTCGTGTGGGCACTTGGCGAAGAacaggaagttcttcctcaattCTGTCAGCTTCTTCAGAATCCAGTGAAAAGGCAAAAAGTGAAGACGAAAAGCAACATGGAAGTTCTTTTTCTGGACACAAACAAAGTAAAGAAAGCCAAGCACCAACAAAAGGtacttggagaaaaataaaagaaaatgaaattcctCAGATAATGAATGATCCACAGCATTCTTCCTCGGGTGCCGCAACTGGCTCTGATTCCAAAACTCTCATCTATCAGATGGCACCAGCTGTCTCTAAGACAGAGGATGTATGGGTGCGAATAGAGGACTGCCCAATTAACAATCCTCGATCTGGAAGGTCCCCAACTGGAAATACTCCCCCTGTTATTGACAGTGTTTCAGAGAAAGGGGGTGTGAACAGTAAAGATTCTAAAGAGgttcaagaaaaacaaaccccGGGAAGTGGAGGTGTTCCTGTTCGTACCATTGGTTTAGAAAACCGTCTGAACTCCTTCTTTCAGATAGACAGTCCAGACAAGAAAGGCACCGAAACAAAGCCTCTGCAGAATAATCCTGTTCCTGCGCCAGAAAATAACGAAAGTACTGTCAGTGAGCGTACGCCTTTCAGTTCCAGTAGCTCAAGCAAACATAGCTCCCCCATTGGTGCTGTTGCAGCAAGGGTGACTCCGTTCAACTACAATCCAAGCCGCAGGAAGAGTAGCGTGGACAACAGTTCCGCTCGGCCGTCACAAATACCAACACCGGTAAATAACAGCACGAAGAAACGTGACTCCAAGTCTGAAAATGCAGACTCCAGTGGAACTCAGAGTCCCAAACGTCACTCTGGCTCTTACCTGGTAACTTCTGTTTAA